The Tenacibaculum jejuense genome includes a window with the following:
- a CDS encoding DUF7935 family protein: MEDKLIEGFAYALPALVAGGVAYLMFSSFLQRDENEKKHEALVTKKKESLPIKLQAYERLLLFCERINPAKLLTRVNPIGDDVNSYVHLLLANIEQEYEHNLVQQIYVHEDAWKAVVGSKLAIANKIRTTAENSNNAKELRENLLIDYAQVESPTETAIAIIKQQVKKLI, encoded by the coding sequence ATGGAAGACAAATTAATTGAAGGATTTGCATATGCTTTACCTGCTTTAGTTGCAGGCGGGGTGGCTTATTTAATGTTTAGTTCATTTTTACAAAGAGATGAAAATGAGAAAAAACATGAAGCTTTGGTAACTAAAAAAAAGGAAAGCTTACCTATTAAATTACAAGCTTACGAACGTTTATTACTTTTCTGTGAACGAATTAATCCTGCTAAATTGTTAACTAGAGTAAATCCTATTGGTGATGACGTAAATAGCTACGTGCATTTACTTTTAGCTAATATTGAACAAGAATACGAACATAACTTAGTACAGCAAATTTATGTACATGAAGATGCATGGAAAGCAGTTGTTGGTTCTAAATTAGCTATTGCTAATAAAATTCGAACTACTGCTGAAAATAGTAATAATGCAAAAGAATTACGAGAGAATTTACTAATTGATTATGCGCAAGTTGAAAGTCCTACAGAAACTGCCATAGCAATTATAAAACAACAAGTAAAGAAATTGATATAA
- a CDS encoding ATP-dependent helicase — MNTYLEQLNEPQKAAVLQKDGPMIIIAGAGSGKTRVLTYRIAYLMQQGVDPFNILSLTFTNKAAREMKDRIGKVVGYSEAKNLWMGTFHSVFARILRSEADKLGYPSNFTIYDSQDSVRLITTIIKEMNLDKDRYKPKQILSRISSFKNSLITVRAYFNNSDLQEADLMASRPKVGDIYKEYVDRCFKSGAMDFDDLLLRTNELLARFPDVLARYQDRFRYILVDEYQDTNHSQYLIVRALADRFQNICVVGDDSQSIYAFRGANIQNILNFQKDYPDVKTFKLEQNYRSTSNIVNAANSVIAKNKTRLDKEVWTANESGGYIKVMRTISDGEEGRFVAQSIFDNKMNNQLTNNEFAILYRTNAQSRAMEDALRKKDIKYKIYGGISFYQRKEIKDLLSYLRLLINPNDEEALKRVINYPARGIGQTTIDKLAIAANHYKKSIFEVILNMSTIDLKINSGTKTKLENFANMIQRFQIESQTKNAFEVADLVVKKTQLVKDLQKDGTPEGISKVENVQELLNGIKDFITDKIEAGEDASLPIFLEDVALATDFDSDKKDETPRVSLMTIHLAKGLEFPYVYIVGMEENLFPSAMSMNTRSELEEERRLFYVALTRAEKQAYLTYAQTRYRWGKLTDGEPSRFLEEIDDKFLEYITPKLPEPRANRFIDADLFDDAPKKIRFQKPIQKKRKEFLDKKSGDLLPKKGKMKKVSELSGAKANLFDGEVTVGNIVEHNRFGKGEVIALEGKGPNKKAEIQFATAGKKKLLLQFAKLKVIG; from the coding sequence TTGAATACTTATTTAGAACAACTTAACGAACCTCAAAAGGCTGCAGTTTTGCAGAAAGATGGACCAATGATTATAATCGCTGGAGCAGGTTCAGGAAAAACAAGAGTATTAACTTACAGAATTGCTTATTTAATGCAACAAGGAGTTGATCCTTTTAACATTCTATCATTAACCTTTACAAATAAGGCTGCTCGAGAAATGAAAGATAGAATTGGAAAAGTTGTAGGGTATAGCGAGGCAAAGAATTTATGGATGGGAACTTTTCACTCTGTTTTTGCCCGAATTTTAAGATCTGAAGCAGATAAATTAGGTTATCCTTCTAATTTTACCATTTACGATTCTCAAGATTCAGTTCGATTAATTACAACTATTATTAAGGAAATGAACCTTGATAAAGATCGTTATAAACCAAAACAAATCTTAAGTAGAATTTCTTCTTTTAAAAATAGTTTAATTACAGTAAGAGCTTATTTTAATAATTCTGATTTACAAGAAGCAGATTTAATGGCAAGCAGACCAAAGGTTGGAGATATTTATAAAGAATACGTAGATCGTTGTTTTAAATCTGGAGCAATGGATTTCGACGATTTATTACTAAGAACAAATGAATTATTAGCACGTTTTCCAGATGTTTTAGCAAGATATCAAGATCGTTTTAGATATATTTTGGTAGATGAGTACCAAGATACCAATCATTCTCAGTATTTAATTGTGAGAGCTTTAGCAGATCGTTTTCAAAACATTTGTGTAGTAGGTGACGATTCTCAGAGTATTTATGCTTTCCGTGGAGCAAATATTCAAAATATCTTAAACTTCCAGAAAGATTATCCAGATGTAAAAACATTTAAACTAGAACAAAATTATCGTTCTACTAGTAATATTGTAAATGCTGCAAATTCTGTAATTGCAAAAAATAAAACACGTTTAGATAAAGAAGTCTGGACAGCCAATGAATCTGGAGGTTACATAAAAGTAATGCGAACGATTTCCGACGGTGAAGAAGGTAGATTTGTAGCACAATCGATTTTCGATAATAAAATGAACAACCAGTTAACAAATAACGAGTTTGCTATTTTATATCGAACAAATGCGCAATCTAGAGCAATGGAAGATGCGTTACGTAAAAAAGATATTAAATATAAAATCTATGGGGGTATATCATTCTATCAAAGAAAAGAGATAAAAGATTTATTATCCTATTTACGTTTGTTAATCAATCCAAATGACGAAGAAGCGTTAAAACGTGTGATTAATTATCCGGCAAGGGGAATTGGTCAAACAACGATAGATAAACTTGCTATTGCAGCGAATCATTACAAGAAATCAATTTTTGAAGTAATTCTGAATATGTCTACCATAGATTTAAAAATAAATTCAGGAACAAAAACAAAACTTGAAAATTTTGCCAATATGATTCAACGTTTTCAAATTGAATCGCAAACAAAAAATGCTTTTGAAGTTGCAGATTTGGTGGTAAAGAAAACACAATTAGTAAAAGATTTACAAAAAGATGGAACTCCTGAAGGAATCAGTAAAGTAGAAAACGTTCAAGAATTATTAAACGGTATCAAAGATTTTATTACTGATAAAATAGAAGCAGGCGAAGATGCTTCATTACCAATTTTCTTAGAAGATGTTGCTTTAGCTACAGATTTTGATAGTGATAAGAAAGATGAAACTCCTCGTGTATCGTTAATGACAATTCACTTGGCTAAAGGATTAGAGTTTCCATACGTTTATATTGTTGGTATGGAAGAAAATTTATTTCCTTCAGCAATGAGTATGAATACGAGATCTGAATTAGAAGAAGAACGAAGATTATTCTATGTAGCATTAACAAGAGCTGAAAAACAAGCTTATTTAACATATGCACAAACCAGATATCGTTGGGGGAAACTTACAGATGGAGAACCAAGTCGCTTTTTAGAAGAAATAGACGATAAGTTTTTAGAATACATAACACCAAAATTACCAGAACCAAGAGCGAATCGATTTATAGATGCAGATTTATTTGACGATGCTCCTAAAAAGATTCGTTTTCAAAAGCCAATTCAAAAGAAAAGAAAAGAGTTTTTAGATAAAAAATCTGGTGATTTACTTCCTAAAAAAGGAAAAATGAAAAAAGTTTCTGAACTATCAGGAGCGAAAGCTAATCTTTTTGATGGAGAAGTGACTGTTGGAAATATTGTAGAACACAATAGATTTGGTAAAGGTGAAGTTATCGCTTTAGAAGGAAAAGGACCAAATAAAAAAGCAGAAATTCAGTTTGCTACAGCAGGAAAGAAAAAGTTACTATTGCAATTTGCAAAACTTAAAGTGATAGGGTAA
- the murA gene encoding UDP-N-acetylglucosamine 1-carboxyvinyltransferase — MASFKIEGGHPLKGTITPQGAKNEALQVICAVLLTAEKVIINNIPDIIDVNKLIFILGELGVKIEKLGDNSYSFQADEINLNYLESTEFKRDGSSLRGSIMIVGPLLARFGKGYIPRPGGDKIGRRRLDTHFEGFINLGAKFRYNKEEYFYGVETDTGLTGTDMLLDEASVTGTANIVMAAVLAKGKTTIYNAACEPYLQQLCKMLNSMGAKITGVGSNLLTIEGVKELGGCEHRILPDMIEIGSWIGMAAMTKSELTIKDVSWKDLGQIPNVFRKLGIQLEKKNDDIYIPAQESYEIQNYIDGSVLTVADAPWPGFTPDLLSIVLVVATQAKGTVLIHQKMFESRLFFVDKLIDMGAKVILCDPHRATVIGHNRQSQLKATKMTSPDIRAGISLLIAALSAKGTSIIHNIEQIDRGYERIVPRLQALGAKIERIEE, encoded by the coding sequence ATGGCATCTTTTAAAATTGAAGGAGGACATCCGCTAAAAGGTACAATAACTCCTCAAGGAGCAAAAAATGAAGCTTTACAGGTAATTTGTGCAGTTTTATTAACAGCAGAAAAAGTAATCATTAATAATATTCCAGATATTATCGATGTAAATAAATTAATATTTATTCTAGGAGAATTAGGTGTAAAGATTGAAAAATTAGGTGATAATTCTTACAGTTTTCAAGCTGATGAAATCAATCTAAATTATTTAGAAAGCACAGAATTTAAAAGAGACGGAAGTTCTTTAAGAGGTTCTATTATGATCGTTGGTCCTTTATTGGCTCGCTTCGGAAAAGGATATATTCCTCGCCCTGGCGGAGATAAAATAGGAAGACGTCGTTTAGATACTCACTTTGAAGGTTTCATAAACTTGGGAGCTAAATTCCGTTACAATAAAGAAGAATATTTCTACGGAGTTGAAACTGATACAGGTTTAACGGGAACAGATATGTTGTTAGATGAGGCTTCAGTAACCGGAACAGCCAATATTGTAATGGCAGCCGTTTTAGCAAAAGGAAAAACAACAATCTATAATGCTGCCTGCGAACCTTATTTACAACAACTTTGTAAGATGCTAAATAGTATGGGAGCTAAAATCACTGGTGTTGGCTCTAACTTATTAACTATAGAAGGCGTAAAAGAATTAGGTGGATGTGAACATCGAATCTTACCTGATATGATTGAAATAGGTAGTTGGATTGGTATGGCAGCAATGACTAAATCTGAATTAACAATTAAAGACGTAAGTTGGAAGGATTTAGGACAAATTCCTAATGTATTCAGAAAACTAGGAATTCAGTTAGAGAAAAAAAATGACGATATTTATATTCCTGCTCAAGAGAGTTATGAGATCCAAAATTATATTGATGGTTCAGTTTTAACTGTTGCAGATGCACCATGGCCAGGTTTTACTCCAGATTTATTAAGTATTGTTTTAGTAGTTGCAACACAAGCAAAAGGAACAGTTTTAATACATCAGAAAATGTTTGAAAGTAGATTGTTCTTTGTAGACAAACTAATTGATATGGGAGCAAAAGTTATTTTATGTGATCCACATAGAGCAACTGTTATAGGACACAATCGCCAGTCACAATTAAAAGCAACAAAAATGACTTCTCCTGATATTAGAGCAGGTATTTCATTATTAATAGCTGCACTTTCTGCAAAAGGAACTAGTATTATCCATAATATAGAGCAGATTGACAGAGGATACGAACGCATTGTACCTCGTTTACAGGCTTTAGGAGCTAAAATAGAAAGAATAGAAGAGTAA
- a CDS encoding DUF4290 domain-containing protein, translating to MTFDLEYNSGRTKLIIPEYGRHIQKLVDHCVGLPTKEERNTMAQAIIDVMGNLQPHLRDVPDFKHKLWDQLHIMSDFKLDVDSPYEKPSQEELKEKPQSMPYPRSASKYRFYGNNIQNMIDVVLTWEEGEMKEALVYTIANHMKKCYLNWNKDSVEDQVIFDHLYELTDGEVDYRGKEDELADIKVLLKQRGNQGQGKKKSTHNKNSKNRKK from the coding sequence ATGACGTTTGATTTAGAATATAATTCAGGAAGAACAAAACTTATAATACCAGAATATGGTAGGCATATTCAAAAGCTTGTAGATCACTGTGTAGGTTTACCTACCAAAGAAGAAAGAAATACGATGGCGCAAGCTATTATTGATGTAATGGGAAATCTACAACCGCATTTACGAGATGTTCCTGATTTTAAACATAAATTGTGGGATCAGTTGCATATCATGTCTGATTTTAAGTTAGATGTTGATTCACCTTATGAAAAACCTTCACAAGAAGAGCTAAAAGAGAAGCCACAATCAATGCCTTATCCAAGATCTGCTTCAAAGTATAGATTTTACGGGAACAATATTCAAAATATGATTGATGTTGTTTTAACTTGGGAAGAAGGGGAAATGAAAGAAGCTCTAGTTTATACTATAGCTAACCACATGAAAAAATGTTACCTTAACTGGAATAAAGATAGTGTTGAAGACCAAGTAATTTTTGACCATTTATACGAGTTAACTGATGGGGAAGTAGATTATAGAGGTAAAGAAGACGAACTAGCTGATATCAAGGTTTTATTGAAACAAAGAGGGAATCAAGGTCAAGGTAAAAAGAAATCAACTCACAACAAAAATTCTAAAAACAGAAAAAAATAA